A window of the Mucilaginibacter sp. cycad4 genome harbors these coding sequences:
- a CDS encoding ATP-binding protein produces MLRSMKSQDSAAMLAKRLVDSARKNHNKLFEARILLAQAYQAYGIGNEHDALTFGREATKLATPADSLTYEKAPIMVAYMLSREAKTVEALNVAFKILKECDNRAWKSLSIDCRACIADIYRSIDNPKQALPYAEQASKDALSIKDTASYIFALSNISNILSERSISSPGNLVKATRLMEQVLDKKYAHFLSDFSIARYQGNLGRLYLMTNQDKKAEEILMKSLELSRKGDFKTLEKHNLNELMTMYVDHKEFKKAAQYGEIAVAIQPEAQSNITVQKNIYNHLIDAYKGIGDYKNAFKYSYLYRRLNDSINELDKVRDASELDKKYQADKRLLIAAGQTKLVEVQRNFLIVLALFIVMTSIISYRWFILKKKRETALLAEEHSQLEKLDAMKTRFFANISHELRTPLTLIMGPAAQLMAFNNYEDEQRNMLHSILRNSKKLLNMTNELLDLGKLEAGKLTLQLRPVALLSFVKILYQGFASAAEYKQIDYRLLNSIDPILFVLLDQEKFEKTANNLISNAIKFTPYAGTITITADIKPEMIEFSVSNTGMGIHPDDLPNIFDRYYQGRSNNTPLEGGTGIGLAIARELTELMGGRITVDNDWGKGVFFKIDIPLKAAEKPATEVPGTEAVIVSSVKTSVENTNGELIMLVEDHHEMAAYIADILRPLYRLITAGNGREALKKLQNMPVMPRLIISDVMMPEMDGFTLLETLKQSTAYCNIPVIMLTALADTGHKLKALHIGVDDYLTKPFLSSELLARTANLIDNAAARSGITIPDEDELNTCNNGQQLEQPAESSGLILSPADLSWLEELEAQVRKHTGKTDLTLAALSYELAISERQLFRRIKSITGLTPNKYIRAIKLQIAREAIESGKYRTIAEVSYAAGFDTPTYFGKLFKEHYGRDVNELL; encoded by the coding sequence ATGCTCCGAAGCATGAAAAGCCAGGATTCGGCAGCTATGCTTGCAAAAAGGCTTGTGGATTCGGCCAGGAAAAATCACAATAAACTGTTTGAAGCGCGGATCTTACTGGCCCAGGCCTACCAGGCTTACGGCATAGGTAATGAACATGATGCCTTAACTTTTGGCCGCGAAGCTACCAAACTTGCCACCCCGGCCGATTCACTTACTTACGAAAAAGCACCGATAATGGTAGCCTACATGCTTAGCCGCGAAGCCAAAACGGTTGAAGCCTTAAACGTTGCTTTTAAAATACTGAAAGAGTGCGATAACCGGGCATGGAAAAGTTTGAGTATCGACTGCCGCGCTTGTATTGCTGATATCTACAGATCGATTGATAACCCAAAACAAGCCCTGCCATACGCAGAGCAGGCTTCAAAAGATGCTTTGAGCATAAAGGATACAGCTTCTTATATTTTTGCGCTGAGCAACATATCCAACATCCTTTCCGAACGGAGCATATCGTCGCCGGGTAACCTGGTAAAAGCTACCCGGCTAATGGAACAGGTACTTGATAAAAAGTATGCTCATTTTCTTTCAGACTTTAGCATAGCCCGTTACCAGGGTAATCTGGGCAGGCTTTACCTCATGACCAACCAGGATAAAAAAGCAGAGGAGATCCTGATGAAATCATTGGAATTATCCCGCAAAGGGGATTTCAAAACCCTCGAAAAGCATAACCTTAACGAACTTATGACCATGTATGTTGATCATAAAGAGTTTAAAAAGGCTGCACAATACGGCGAAATAGCTGTTGCTATCCAACCCGAAGCACAAAGTAATATTACGGTGCAAAAAAACATCTATAATCATTTAATCGATGCATATAAAGGTATTGGCGATTATAAAAATGCTTTTAAGTATAGTTATCTGTACCGGAGGCTTAATGACAGCATCAACGAGCTCGATAAGGTACGGGATGCTTCCGAACTGGATAAAAAATACCAGGCAGATAAGCGATTATTGATAGCCGCCGGCCAAACTAAGCTGGTTGAAGTACAACGGAATTTTTTAATTGTACTTGCGCTGTTTATAGTGATGACATCAATTATCAGTTATCGCTGGTTTATACTTAAAAAGAAAAGAGAGACGGCATTACTGGCCGAAGAACATAGCCAGCTGGAAAAACTGGATGCTATGAAGACACGCTTTTTTGCCAACATAAGCCATGAATTACGCACCCCGCTAACGCTCATCATGGGGCCGGCGGCTCAGCTAATGGCTTTTAATAATTATGAAGACGAACAGCGAAACATGCTGCACTCAATATTACGCAATAGCAAAAAGCTGCTCAATATGACTAACGAATTGCTTGATCTTGGCAAGCTGGAAGCAGGGAAATTAACATTACAACTTAGGCCGGTTGCACTATTGTCATTTGTTAAGATATTATACCAGGGCTTTGCATCGGCTGCTGAATATAAGCAAATCGATTACAGATTGCTCAACTCCATTGATCCAATACTATTTGTTTTGCTTGATCAGGAAAAGTTTGAAAAAACGGCTAATAACCTCATCAGTAATGCCATTAAGTTTACGCCTTACGCCGGTACTATAACTATTACGGCTGATATAAAGCCGGAAATGATTGAGTTTAGTGTATCTAATACCGGTATGGGTATTCATCCGGATGATCTCCCCAATATTTTTGACCGCTATTATCAGGGCAGAAGTAATAACACGCCCTTAGAAGGAGGTACGGGCATAGGCCTTGCTATAGCACGTGAACTTACAGAATTGATGGGCGGGCGTATTACTGTTGATAACGACTGGGGAAAAGGCGTGTTTTTTAAGATAGATATCCCGCTTAAGGCAGCTGAAAAGCCAGCAACTGAAGTACCCGGAACAGAAGCCGTAATTGTTTCGTCTGTTAAAACCAGCGTGGAAAACACTAATGGGGAGCTTATTATGCTGGTAGAAGACCATCATGAAATGGCTGCTTATATTGCAGATATTTTACGGCCGCTTTACCGGCTCATCACTGCCGGTAATGGCCGCGAAGCCCTGAAAAAGCTGCAAAATATGCCGGTAATGCCCAGACTGATCATATCAGATGTGATGATGCCCGAAATGGATGGCTTTACCCTGCTCGAAACCCTGAAGCAAAGCACTGCTTACTGCAACATTCCGGTGATTATGCTCACTGCGCTGGCGGATACAGGGCATAAGCTTAAAGCGCTTCATATTGGTGTTGATGATTACCTTACCAAGCCCTTTTTAAGCAGCGAATTGCTTGCACGTACTGCCAACCTTATTGATAACGCCGCCGCCCGCTCGGGGATCACTATTCCGGATGAAGATGAGCTAAACACTTGTAACAACGGTCAGCAGCTTGAACAACCGGCAGAAAGCTCCGGTCTGATACTTTCGCCAGCCGATTTATCCTGGCTTGAGGAACTGGAAGCCCAGGTACGAAAACATACCGGGAAAACGGACCTTACCCTTGCCGCATTGAGTTATGAACTGGCTATCAGCGAGCGGCAATTGTTTCGCCGCATAAAATCAATTACCGGGCTTACACCCAATAAATACATCCGCGCTATTAAGCTGCAAATAGCACGCGAAGCCATTGAAAGCGGCAAGTACCGCACTATTGCCGAAGTATCATATGCCGCGGGTTTTGATACGCCTACATATTTTGGCAAATTATTTAAGGAACATTATGGCCGTGACGTTAACGAATTGCTTTAA
- the pyk gene encoding pyruvate kinase, which produces MELYYNRTKIVATMGPASAKKDVLLAMIKAGVNVCRLNFSHGKPEDHKVVIDLIREINEQYKTNVGILADLQGPKIRIGLVKDGGIHLVNGTHIKITTHECIGNDEQIYITYDTFPQDVQANEIILLDDGKLQLRVIETNKIDTVICEVVHGGILTSRKGVNLPNTKVSIPSLTEEDLINLEFALKQDVEWIGLSFVRTGEDIIDLKRIIARNGSAAKVIAKVEKPEAIDNIDAIIAATDGVMVARGDLGVEMPLEEVPLLQKMIARKCRAASKPVIVATQMLESMITTPRPTRAEVNDVANSVLDGADAVMLSGETSVGEFPVIVIETMAKIVRNVEELGYPFNAPKQATAKDPSSPDFLINALCESAVHIAEQSNAVGIVSMTTSGYTAFEISSHRPKASTYIFTSNKQLLNALSLVWGVRAYYYDQLESTDQTIADVNDTLKAEGLIKTGDVVVNTASTPIIKQGKTNTLKLSVIE; this is translated from the coding sequence ATGGAACTATACTATAATCGTACAAAAATTGTTGCCACCATGGGGCCGGCATCAGCTAAAAAAGATGTTTTATTAGCGATGATCAAGGCAGGTGTTAACGTTTGCCGTCTTAATTTTTCGCACGGTAAGCCCGAAGATCATAAGGTAGTGATCGATCTTATCCGTGAGATTAACGAGCAATACAAAACCAACGTAGGCATCCTGGCCGACTTACAGGGCCCAAAGATCCGCATAGGCCTGGTAAAGGATGGCGGTATTCATTTAGTAAACGGAACGCACATTAAAATTACCACGCATGAATGCATTGGTAACGATGAGCAGATCTATATTACTTATGATACCTTTCCGCAGGATGTACAGGCAAACGAAATTATTTTGCTTGACGATGGTAAGTTGCAATTAAGGGTTATTGAAACCAACAAAATTGATACAGTTATATGTGAGGTTGTTCATGGTGGTATCTTAACATCACGTAAAGGTGTTAACCTGCCAAACACCAAAGTATCTATCCCAAGCTTAACCGAAGAAGATTTGATCAACCTTGAATTTGCCCTTAAACAGGATGTTGAATGGATCGGTCTTTCTTTTGTTCGTACAGGCGAGGATATTATTGACCTGAAACGTATTATAGCACGCAACGGCTCGGCAGCTAAGGTGATTGCCAAAGTTGAAAAGCCGGAAGCTATTGATAATATCGATGCCATTATTGCCGCAACAGATGGTGTAATGGTTGCCCGCGGTGACCTTGGTGTTGAAATGCCGCTTGAAGAAGTGCCATTACTCCAAAAAATGATCGCCCGTAAATGCCGTGCCGCTTCAAAACCAGTTATCGTTGCTACCCAGATGCTGGAGTCAATGATCACCACACCACGCCCGACCCGTGCCGAAGTGAATGACGTTGCCAACTCTGTACTTGATGGTGCCGATGCGGTGATGTTAAGCGGTGAAACATCAGTTGGCGAGTTCCCGGTTATTGTTATTGAAACTATGGCCAAAATTGTACGCAATGTGGAAGAATTAGGCTATCCGTTTAACGCTCCTAAACAAGCAACAGCCAAAGATCCGTCATCTCCGGATTTCCTGATCAATGCACTTTGCGAATCTGCCGTGCATATTGCTGAGCAAAGCAATGCGGTAGGTATTGTTTCCATGACAACTTCAGGTTATACTGCATTTGAAATATCAAGCCACAGGCCTAAAGCCAGTACCTATATCTTTACATCAAACAAGCAATTATTGAACGCGCTTAGCCTCGTTTGGGGTGTGAGAGCGTATTATTATGATCAGTTGGAAAGCACCGATCAAACCATTGCTGATGTTAATGACACTCTTAAAGCCGAAGGCCTGATTAAAACAGGCGACGTAGTTGTTAACACTGCTTCTACGCCTATTATTAAACAAGGTAAAACCAATACGCTTAAATTAAGCGTTATTGAATAA
- a CDS encoding IPExxxVDY family protein, producing the protein MNRKFLKFEIDFDFVLIAVTSSLKDYRVCFLINKYLNFNFAKTDDLEVDIYPGAEPVLFSLYRYSWETTETDFFFIGNKGSDGYLVPEIKSADYFLMIRNYIDDNELDTIISSLNKIPEIVAAVKIDPKKIKSRENLLF; encoded by the coding sequence TTGAACAGGAAATTTTTAAAGTTTGAGATCGATTTTGATTTTGTGCTCATTGCAGTAACAAGCTCACTTAAAGATTACCGGGTTTGTTTTCTTATAAACAAGTACTTGAATTTTAATTTCGCAAAAACTGATGACCTGGAAGTAGATATTTACCCCGGGGCTGAACCTGTTTTGTTTTCATTATACCGCTACAGCTGGGAAACCACCGAAACAGATTTCTTCTTTATAGGCAATAAAGGCTCAGATGGTTACCTGGTTCCTGAAATAAAAAGTGCCGACTATTTTTTAATGATCCGTAACTATATAGATGATAATGAGCTTGATACGATCATCTCATCGCTCAATAAAATACCTGAGATAGTTGCAGCAGTAAAGATTGACCCAAAAAAAATAAAATCACGGGAAAATCTGTTATTTTAG
- a CDS encoding acyl carrier protein: MSDIASRVKAIIVEKLGVDESEVTPEASFTNDLGADSLDTVELIMEFEKEFNVAIPDDQAETIGTVGQAVAYLEKNVK, encoded by the coding sequence ATGTCTGATATCGCTTCAAGAGTAAAAGCTATTATCGTAGAAAAACTGGGTGTTGACGAAAGTGAAGTTACGCCAGAAGCGAGTTTCACCAATGATCTTGGTGCCGACTCGTTAGACACCGTGGAATTAATCATGGAGTTTGAAAAAGAATTTAACGTGGCTATTCCTGACGATCAGGCTGAAACTATTGGTACTGTTGGCCAGGCAGTTGCTTACCTTGAAAAAAACGTTAAATAA